One stretch of Nicotiana tabacum cultivar K326 chromosome 18, ASM71507v2, whole genome shotgun sequence DNA includes these proteins:
- the LOC142172656 gene encoding uncharacterized protein LOC142172656 yields the protein MDAIALVRHFGKPDIFMTITCNPSWPEIKEHLLPTDETQNRPDLISRVFRAKVEEMKTDILKRSIFGKVAAFMYSIEFQKCGLPHAHFLVILTDDYKLLTPEAYDKFVCAELPGPDTYSYLHKLVVKHMMHGTCGHLNPTNLCMKRNECKFKYPKSFADETTKGKNSYPIYRRRNTGKSVKVRKQFLDNSWVVPYNPYLLCKYNCHINVEVCSDIKVVKYIYKYIYKGHDKISFGLHEDNANIQIDEIKEYQSARWVSPPEAMWRLFAFPISEMTPSVYHLPLHLDGLQFVSFKKTNTIDSIVKNPMIKKTMLTEFFLMNETNKDTKELKLLYKDFPQHFVWSSSYKMWTQRQQGHVIGRVVTCHPTEGERYYLRLLLMNVRAPKSYKDLITVNEICCDTFRESAEKRGLLHCDNSLIECMLEAACYQMPYSLRRLFATILVYCSPDNPRELWEQFEDSMPKILKS from the coding sequence ATGGATGCTATTGCGTTAGTCCGGCATTTTGGAAAGCCTGATATATTTATGACCATAACATGTAATCCCTCTTGGCCTGAAATAAAGGAACATTTGCTCCCAACAGACGAAACTCAAAATAGGCCTGATTTaattagtcgagtattcagagcAAAGGTAGAAGAGATGAAAACAGATATATTAAAAAGAAGCATATTTGGAAAAGTTGCCGCCTTTATGTACAGTATAGAATTTCAAAAATGCGGTCTTCCACATGCCCATTTTCTTGTTATACTTACTGATGACTACAAATTATTAACGCCCGAGGCTTATGACAAATTTGTTTGTGCTGAGTTGCCTGGCCCTGATACATACTCATACTTACATAAGCTTGTCGTTAAACACATGATGCATGGGACTTGTGGTCATTTAAATCCCACAAATTTATGTATGAAAAGAAATGAGTGCAAATTTAAGTACCCCAAGAGTTTCGCTGATGAGACGACGAAAGGAAAGAACTCATACCCAATTTATAGAAGACGAAATACTGGTAAATCTGTGAAAGTTAGAAAACAATTTCTTGATAACTCATGGGTTGTTCCTTACAACCCCTATCTGCTATGTAAATACAATTGCCATATAAATGTAGAAGTTTGCTCCGATATTAAAGTTGtgaaatatatatacaaatatatctATAAAGGACATGATAAGATATCATTTGGCTTACACGAAGATAACGCAAATATACAAATAGATGAGATAAAAGAGTATCAATCTGCTAGATGGGTGTCACCTCCAGAAGCTATGTGGCGCTTATTTGCGTTTCCTATTAGTGAAATGACTCCGAGTGTTTACCACCTCCCATTACATCTTGATGGACTACAATTTGTCTCTTTTAAAAAAACCAACACAATAGATAGTATCGTGAAAAATCCTATGATCAAGAAGACGATGCTGACAGAATTCTTTTTGATGAATGAAACAAACAAAGATACTAAAGAGCTTAAATTATTGTATAAAGATTTTCCACAACACTTCGTATGGTCATCTAGCTATAAAATGTGGACTCAACGACAACAAGGTCACGTTATTGGCCGGGTTGTAACATGTCATCCAACAGAGGGAGAAAGATATTACCTTAGATTATTACTAATGAATGTGAGAGCACCAAAATCATACAAAGATCTTATAACGGTAAATGAAATATGTTGCGACACATTTAGAGAATCTGCAGAAAAAAGAGGGTTGTTACATTGTGATAACAGCTTGATTGAATGTATGTTAGAGGCTGCATGTTATCAAATGCCTTATAGTTTAAGACGTTTATTTGCTACAATATTAGTATACTGTAGCCCTGACAATCCAAGAGAACTATGGGAACAGTTTGAAGATTCAATGCCGAAGATTTTAAAATCCTAG